The following is a genomic window from bacterium.
GGCCGGCCCGACGAGGTCGCCGCCGCGGCGGTCTTCCTCGCCTCCGACGAGTCCTCCTTCGTGACCGGTGCCTCACTCGTCGTCGACGGCGGCCTGCTGATCCGCTGACCTCCGCAGCGCCTCAGCCCGGGAGCGGCACGACGGGCAGCACGCCCGGCATCTCGATGAAGCCCGCCAGCCGTTGCACCCGCTCGGTCCACCGCCAAGCGGAGTTGGGCGACCCCATCGACTACCTGTCGCTCGACGAGGTCGCCCGCTGGCTCGCCGCCCTGCCCACTCGCTGCACCCTCTCGCACTACCGCGGCCGCCAAGGCCGCGAGATCGACCTCATACTCGAAGCGAGCGATGGCCATTTGGCCGCCGTCGAAGTCAAGGCCACCACCTCCCCCGCCCTCGAACACCTCGACAACCTTCGCTGGCTCCGCGACAGACTCGACGGCGCCGACCCCGGCGCCTTCCGGACCGGCATCCTGCTCCACACCGGAGCCCACTCCGCCACCCTTGACGACCGGCTCCACCTGCGCCCCGTCAACACCCTCTGGTCCGGACAGTGCGGCAAGCTCTCGTGGCGGACACCTATTCGCTGACGCTCTGACGACAAGGCCCGCTGAGCCACGGCGTGAGCCGACCGCTCTACCTTGAGTCCGCTGCGCGCTCGATGCGCATCAGCAGCGCTGCCGAGGGGGTGACCTTGCCGTTCAGATACGTGCTGAGCCGTGACGCGCTGGTGCCCACCGATGCCGCGAATTCGGCATTGGTCGTTCCGGCCCGCTCGACGGCGGCTCGGACGCGGGCCACCACAGCGGCCCGGTCGGCGCGCTCGGCCTCCTTGCGGGCATGCCGGATCGCCGACGCGAAGAGCGTGCTGACGCCGTCGGGGTCGCGGTAGCCGAGGTAGCGCTCGACCCGCCGGGCCACGGGCCCCCACGGCGACCGCCGGATCTCCGCGAAGATGGGTCGCCAATCGGGGACCAGGCCGCG
Proteins encoded in this region:
- a CDS encoding helix-turn-helix transcriptional regulator; the protein is MSGLRFRNVDAEAGDDVGTWPYEALVTAIDRGLVPDWRPIFAEIRRSPWGPVARRVERYLGYRDPDGVSTLFASAIRHARKEAERADRAAVVARVRAAVERAGTTNAEFAASVGTSASRLSTYLNGKVTPSAALLMRIERAADSR